Proteins encoded by one window of Nocardia goodfellowii:
- a CDS encoding alpha/beta hydrolase-fold protein, which produces MAPPAPAAAPHPGASRVQKTVWLGDRRVAVWVESAAMATPIQVQLLLPRDWNTKPDAKFPTLFLLDGLRATDDESGWTKDANAEEFFADKNVTVVLPIGGQASFYSDWVAPNNGKNYKWETFLTKELPPLLEREWRATDVRGLAGLSMGGTAAMFLSGRNPGFAKYAASYSGFLTTTTLGMPQAIMYALRDAGGFDANAMWGPPTSEEWEKHDPYALADKLKGTSLYISSGSGTAGPFDQPGGIPGVSTNYSGMGLEILSRLTSQNFVTKLSKLQIPAQVNYRPSGTHSWAYWDFELRQSWPQAAAALGVDPGTVDCSPAGAMANLIQHAPWLGNCTTAAYQVPGGTAQDFQGGRVFDSAAGTHAVGGMIGGGYQAANGPAGPLGLPISGERGLPDGRGRVQDFERGSLYWTPQTGAQMVRGAILSEWARQGFERGPAGYPVAPEEKTPIRDGAVQAFEGGPIYYSPKTGVFRVQGQILDKYKQMGYENGWLGFPASEEQPLKDFGRYSRFEGGYIYWSPLSGAWSVRDGPVFEAWRSVGFENGRLGFPTGDEVEIPGGVQQNFQLGRIVVKNGKAEIHGL; this is translated from the coding sequence CTGGCACCGCCCGCTCCCGCGGCCGCGCCGCACCCCGGCGCATCCCGGGTGCAGAAAACGGTTTGGCTCGGGGACCGGCGGGTGGCGGTGTGGGTGGAATCCGCGGCCATGGCCACCCCGATCCAGGTGCAGCTGCTGCTGCCGCGGGACTGGAATACCAAGCCGGACGCCAAGTTTCCGACCCTGTTCCTGCTGGACGGATTGCGCGCCACCGACGATGAGAGCGGCTGGACCAAGGACGCGAACGCCGAGGAATTCTTCGCCGACAAGAATGTCACCGTGGTGCTGCCGATCGGTGGTCAGGCCAGTTTCTATTCGGACTGGGTGGCGCCGAACAACGGCAAGAACTACAAGTGGGAGACCTTCCTGACCAAGGAGTTGCCGCCGCTGCTGGAGCGGGAGTGGCGCGCCACCGATGTGCGTGGTCTGGCGGGCTTGTCCATGGGCGGCACCGCCGCCATGTTCCTGTCCGGTCGCAATCCGGGTTTCGCGAAGTACGCCGCGTCCTACTCCGGCTTCCTGACCACGACCACGCTCGGCATGCCGCAGGCGATCATGTACGCGCTGCGCGACGCGGGCGGGTTCGACGCGAACGCCATGTGGGGCCCGCCGACCAGCGAGGAGTGGGAGAAACACGACCCGTACGCCCTCGCGGACAAACTGAAGGGCACCAGCCTCTATATCTCCAGCGGCTCGGGAACCGCCGGTCCGTTCGACCAGCCCGGCGGTATCCCGGGTGTGAGCACCAATTACTCGGGCATGGGTTTGGAGATCCTGTCCCGGCTGACCTCGCAGAACTTCGTCACCAAACTGAGCAAGCTGCAGATCCCGGCGCAGGTGAATTACCGTCCCTCCGGCACACATTCGTGGGCGTACTGGGACTTCGAATTGCGCCAGTCCTGGCCGCAGGCCGCGGCCGCGCTCGGGGTGGACCCGGGCACGGTCGACTGCAGTCCGGCCGGTGCGATGGCGAACCTGATCCAGCACGCGCCGTGGCTCGGCAATTGCACCACCGCCGCGTACCAGGTGCCCGGCGGCACCGCGCAGGACTTCCAGGGCGGCCGAGTGTTCGATTCCGCCGCGGGCACGCACGCCGTGGGCGGGATGATCGGTGGCGGCTATCAGGCGGCGAATGGTCCCGCCGGTCCGCTCGGCCTGCCGATCAGCGGGGAACGCGGGTTGCCCGACGGTCGCGGCCGGGTCCAGGATTTCGAGCGCGGTTCGCTGTACTGGACTCCGCAGACCGGCGCGCAGATGGTGCGCGGCGCGATCCTGAGCGAGTGGGCCAGGCAGGGCTTCGAGCGCGGCCCGGCCGGGTATCCCGTTGCGCCGGAAGAGAAGACGCCGATTCGCGACGGCGCGGTGCAGGCTTTCGAGGGCGGGCCGATCTACTACAGCCCGAAGACCGGGGTGTTTCGGGTGCAGGGCCAGATCCTCGACAAGTACAAGCAGATGGGCTACGAGAACGGCTGGCTGGGTTTCCCGGCGAGCGAGGAGCAACCGCTGAAGGATTTCGGCCGCTACAGCCGGTTCGAGGGTGGCTATATCTATTGGAGTCCGCTTTCGGGAGCTTGGTCGGTGCGCGACGGCCCGGTGTTCGAGGCGTGGCGTTCGGTGGGCTTCGAGAACGGACGGCTGGGTTTCCCGACCGGTGACGAAGTCGAGATTCCGGGCGGCGTGCAGCAGAACTTCCAGCTCGGGCGCATCGTCGTCAAGAACGGCAAGGCCGAGATTCACGGTCTGTGA